Genomic window (Chryseobacterium bernardetii):
ACGGAGAATTTCTATAACCCATTTTAATATGGGGCCGTCTGAAACAGAAAATATAAAAAAGTTTGTCATTACCATCAGAGAAACGGAAGAATCTGTTCAGAAGATTACCCGGCAGATGGAAAAACAGGTAGATGTCTTAGAGGTTCATTATCATAAGAATCCATATCTCACAGCAATAGAGTACGCCAGCTAAGTACAATAAATCAGCTAAGTGAAAGACTGAAATAAGGCTTAAGGTGTTTTAAGTCACAGGCCTGATGTATATTAGGTATACTTCAGTTTTTCGAAAATCCCTGATTTTCATCTTATGTGAACTTTATATACAGCCTTATTTAAACTTACTAAAGTGGGCTTAAGTGTTAAAATAAAATTCTTTTTGACTTACATATTTATTTGATAACGCATGTAAGTTTTTATTAATCAATAGTATAAATAACAAAATAAAATTATAGAAAATGGCAAAATTAAATTTCGGAGGAGTAGAAGAAAACGTAGTAACAAGAGAAGAATTCCCATTAAAAAAAGCGCAGGAAGTATTAAAGGATGAAGTAGTGGCTGTAATTGGCTACGGAGTACAGGGACCGGGGCAGGCGCTGAACCAGAAGGACAATGGAATTAATGTTATTGTGGGGCAGAGAAAGAATTCTAAATCCTGGGATAAGGCTGTAGCAGATGGATTTGTACCGGGAGAAACTTTATTCGAAATAGAAGAAGCTCTGGAAAAGGGAACTATTATCTGTTATCTTCTGAGTGATGCTGCACAAATAGAATATTGGCCAAAAGTAAAACAGCATCTAACTCCCGGAAAAGCATTGTATTTCTCTCACGGTTTTGGAATTACCTTTAATGAACGTACAGGAATTGTTCCTCCGGCTGATGTAGATGTTTTTCTTGTAGCTCCGAAGGGATCTGGAACTTCATTGAGAAGGATGTTTCTTCAAAACAGGGGGTTAAACAGCAGTTTTGCCGTTTATCAGGATGCAACAGGGAAAGCAAGAGAAAGAGTAACAGCTCTGGGAATTGCCATAGGAAGCGGATATTTGTTTGAAACAGACTTTAAAAAAGAAGTATACAGCGATCTTGCCGGAGAAAGAGGAACATTAATGGGTGCCGTACAGGGAATATTCGCTGCACAATATGATGTATTGAGAAAGAATGGGCACAGTCCGTCAGAAGCATTCAACGAAACGGTGGAAGAACTTACCCAATCATTAATGCCTCTGGTAGCAGAAAACGGAATGGACTGGATGTATGCGAACTGCAGTACCACTGCACAAAGAGGAGCTTTAGACTGGTGGAAGCGTTTCAGGGATGCTACTTCTCCTTTATTTGAGGAACTGTATGATAATGTTGCCAAAGGAAATGAGGCTCAAAGATCCATTGACAGTAACAGTAAGCCTGATTACAGAGAAAAGCTGGAAGCAGAATTAACAGAGTTGAGAGAAAGTGAAATGTGGAAGGCAGGGAAAACTGTAAGAAGCCTGAGACCGGAGAATAATTAACAAAAAGAAAAATGAAGACGGGAGAAACCTATTTGTCCGTATTGGATACTGTTTACAACGCTGCGGAAAGACTTAAAAATGTGTGCGTCAGAACACCATTGGCTGTTAACAACAATTTGTCGGGAGTTTATAATGCAAAGGTACTTTTTAAAAGAGAAGACCTGCAAAGGGTAAGATCTTATAAAATTCGTGGAGCTTATAACAAAATGTCAACCATGCCAAAAGAAGACATTTCCAGAGGAATTGTTTGTGCGAGCGCAGGGAATCATGCTCAGGGAGTTGCATTTGCATGCAATACAATGAAGGTGAAAGGAACCATTTTTATGCCTTTACCTACGCCGGGACAAAAGCTGGAACAGGTTAGGATGTTTGGCGGGGATTACATTGATATTGTTTTGTTTGGAGATACCTTTGATGAAGCAAAAGATGCTGCGATGAGGTTTTGTAACGAAAATAACGGCACCTTCATTCATCCTTTTGATGATCCTGCAATTATTGAAGGACAGGCAACAACGGCATTGGAGATTCTTGAGCAGGCAGACGAACCCATCGATTATCTTTTTGTACCGATAGGCGGAGGCGGCCTGGCCGCAGGTGTCTGTTCAGTTTTTAAAGAATTATCTCCCCAAACCAAAATTATTGGAGTAGAACCTTCAGCAGCAGCAAGCATGAAAAAGGCTCTGGAAAATGGTAAACCCGTTCATCTTGAGAAGATCAGCCGATTTGTAGACGGTGCTGCCGTGCAGCAGGTAGGAAATCTGACGTTTGAACTGTGTAAAAATACATTGTATGATGTAGTG
Coding sequences:
- a CDS encoding ACT domain-containing protein; translation: MRTENKEYTITAYTEDCLGLMSRINAIFSRRRISITHFNMGPSETENIKKFVITIRETEESVQKITRQMEKQVDVLEVHYHKNPYLTAIEYAS
- the ilvA gene encoding threonine ammonia-lyase IlvA, with the translated sequence MKTGETYLSVLDTVYNAAERLKNVCVRTPLAVNNNLSGVYNAKVLFKREDLQRVRSYKIRGAYNKMSTMPKEDISRGIVCASAGNHAQGVAFACNTMKVKGTIFMPLPTPGQKLEQVRMFGGDYIDIVLFGDTFDEAKDAAMRFCNENNGTFIHPFDDPAIIEGQATTALEILEQADEPIDYLFVPIGGGGLAAGVCSVFKELSPQTKIIGVEPSAAASMKKALENGKPVHLEKISRFVDGAAVQQVGNLTFELCKNTLYDVVTLEEGLVCETILSLYNKDAIVVEPAGALSVAALEKYKEHIEGKNVVCIISGSNNDITRMEEIKEKALLYANLKHYFLVRFPQRPGALKTFVMDVLGPNDDITFFEYTQKNSKEKGIAVVGIALKQKEDFTPLIENMKKQDFFVNYLNNDPSLMNLLI
- the ilvC gene encoding ketol-acid reductoisomerase codes for the protein MAKLNFGGVEENVVTREEFPLKKAQEVLKDEVVAVIGYGVQGPGQALNQKDNGINVIVGQRKNSKSWDKAVADGFVPGETLFEIEEALEKGTIICYLLSDAAQIEYWPKVKQHLTPGKALYFSHGFGITFNERTGIVPPADVDVFLVAPKGSGTSLRRMFLQNRGLNSSFAVYQDATGKARERVTALGIAIGSGYLFETDFKKEVYSDLAGERGTLMGAVQGIFAAQYDVLRKNGHSPSEAFNETVEELTQSLMPLVAENGMDWMYANCSTTAQRGALDWWKRFRDATSPLFEELYDNVAKGNEAQRSIDSNSKPDYREKLEAELTELRESEMWKAGKTVRSLRPENN